Proteins from a single region of Chryseobacterium sp. W4I1:
- the tssD gene encoding type VI secretion system tube protein TssD, whose product MAANSRGILKFNGGEGQKLLKLNYSVSRSTDVSGRVASDPSNALIKITVEATEKSDILESLLNGKYKPTTGEVTFNKSHEEGTLTTLKWENGYVIQHEVDFDAIDSNSMLISFVVSAEVITQGNSEYRGMWPGGN is encoded by the coding sequence ATGGCAGCAAATTCAAGAGGAATTTTAAAATTTAACGGGGGAGAAGGTCAGAAATTATTAAAGCTGAACTACAGCGTATCAAGATCTACAGACGTTTCAGGGCGTGTAGCATCAGACCCTTCCAACGCCCTTATCAAAATTACGGTAGAAGCAACTGAAAAATCTGATATCTTAGAAAGCTTATTGAACGGAAAATACAAACCTACAACAGGTGAAGTTACCTTCAATAAATCTCACGAAGAAGGTACACTGACTACTTTAAAGTGGGAAAACGGATATGTGATCCAACACGAAGTTGACTTCGATGCTATTGACAGCAACAGTATGCTGATCAGTTTTGTAGTAAGCGCAGAAGTCATTACCCAAGGTAACTCTGAGTACCGTGGAATGTGGCCGGGAGGCAATTAA
- the polA gene encoding DNA polymerase I, which produces MDATQDKRLFLIDAYAMIFRGYYALIRNPRLTSTGLDTSAIFGFTNSLIELIRREKPTHLAVVFDVGQASVRTDDYSDYKANRSETPEAIKIAIPYIHRILQAMHIPILGVEGYEADDVIGTIACKAEKEGYTTFMVTPDKDFAQLVTDHIKIYKPGLKGGDIEILGVEEVKAKYEIEDPKQVIDFLAMMGDAVDNIPGLDGVGEKTAMKFLKEFGNIETLLANTDKLKGKLKEKVEASAERGILSKKLATIICDAPVEFHQEQYDLDTPDFEKVKEVFDEIEFRRLYENLYRAFASAPVETVIVSEVEVKQTAEGTQVKGQVMQLDLFANFEELDQATSTKSNIEQNDHLYQFVDNPKAQKVLVNNLLKQKVVCFDTETTSLNELEAELVGMSFSYKKGLAYYIPLSEDKGEVLQTLEIFRPFFEKEDLLKIAHNLKFDYKILKQYDITVKGAMFDTMIAHYLLNPDGRHGMDYLSEVYLNYKPVSIETIIGKKGKNQGTFRDADLRTQTDYAAEDADITFQLYELFAPQLKKENLEDLFFNIEMPLMEVLAKMELAGISLDEKWLAQESIDLENDLRQLESKIFEFSGEEFNMNSPKQLGEILFEKMQLDPKAKKTKTGQYATSEDVLQKLSSKHEIIKHILEYRTYQKLKSTYVDALPSQIDKKDNRVHTNFSQTTAATGRLASVNPNLQNIPIRTLRGQQIRGAFVSGEGKKIISADYSQIELRLIAEISGEDNMIKAFQDGEDIHASTAAKLFKIPLEEVSKTQRSQAKTVNFGIIYGQGAFALAEQTGLSRSEAKQMIEAYFETYPKLKEYMAEQVSKARQMGYVETILGRKRHLKDINSNNFVVRGHAERNAVNAPVQGSAADVVKLAMIRIDKELDAQNLQTKMLLQVHDELLFESPIDEIETASKLIKTEMESALETQGAIIGRGGSREELAGSALIKGNNKK; this is translated from the coding sequence ATGGACGCAACACAAGATAAAAGACTCTTTCTCATCGATGCTTATGCAATGATATTTAGAGGATATTACGCACTCATCAGGAATCCGAGACTGACCAGCACCGGATTGGATACTTCTGCTATTTTTGGCTTTACCAATTCTTTGATAGAACTTATCAGAAGAGAAAAGCCGACCCATCTGGCAGTTGTTTTTGATGTTGGGCAGGCAAGCGTAAGGACTGATGATTATTCAGACTACAAAGCCAACAGGAGCGAAACTCCTGAAGCGATCAAAATTGCTATTCCATATATTCACAGAATTCTGCAGGCAATGCATATTCCCATCTTAGGGGTAGAAGGCTATGAAGCGGATGATGTTATAGGAACTATCGCCTGTAAAGCAGAAAAAGAAGGTTATACCACATTCATGGTAACGCCTGATAAAGATTTTGCCCAGCTGGTTACCGATCATATTAAAATCTATAAACCCGGGTTAAAAGGTGGTGATATCGAGATCCTTGGAGTAGAAGAAGTAAAAGCAAAATACGAGATCGAAGACCCTAAACAGGTCATTGATTTTCTTGCCATGATGGGAGATGCAGTAGATAATATCCCCGGTCTGGATGGAGTGGGCGAGAAAACTGCTATGAAATTCCTTAAAGAATTCGGCAATATTGAAACCCTTCTGGCCAATACAGATAAACTGAAAGGAAAACTAAAAGAGAAAGTAGAAGCCTCTGCAGAACGTGGAATTTTGTCAAAAAAACTAGCCACTATCATCTGTGATGCCCCTGTAGAATTCCATCAGGAACAATACGATCTTGATACTCCCGATTTCGAAAAAGTAAAAGAAGTTTTTGATGAAATTGAATTCAGAAGACTATATGAAAACCTTTACAGAGCCTTTGCTTCTGCGCCTGTAGAAACGGTGATCGTAAGTGAAGTAGAAGTTAAGCAGACAGCCGAAGGAACACAGGTAAAGGGACAGGTCATGCAGCTGGATCTGTTTGCCAATTTTGAAGAGCTGGATCAGGCAACTTCGACCAAATCAAATATTGAGCAGAATGATCACCTTTATCAGTTCGTGGACAATCCAAAGGCACAAAAAGTACTTGTTAATAACCTGTTGAAGCAGAAAGTGGTCTGTTTTGATACAGAAACCACTTCACTAAACGAATTGGAAGCCGAGCTTGTGGGAATGAGTTTTTCCTACAAAAAAGGATTGGCTTATTATATTCCCTTATCTGAAGACAAAGGAGAAGTGCTTCAGACACTCGAAATATTCAGACCATTCTTTGAAAAAGAAGATCTGCTCAAAATCGCACACAATTTAAAATTCGATTATAAAATATTAAAACAGTACGATATTACCGTGAAGGGTGCCATGTTTGACACCATGATCGCTCATTATCTACTGAATCCCGATGGAAGACACGGAATGGATTACCTTTCCGAAGTTTATCTGAACTACAAACCCGTTTCCATAGAAACCATTATCGGAAAGAAAGGAAAAAATCAGGGAACTTTCAGAGATGCAGATCTTAGAACACAGACTGATTATGCTGCGGAAGATGCCGATATAACTTTCCAGTTGTACGAATTGTTTGCTCCACAACTGAAAAAAGAAAACTTAGAAGACCTGTTCTTCAACATAGAAATGCCTCTCATGGAGGTATTGGCTAAAATGGAGCTGGCCGGAATTTCACTTGATGAAAAATGGCTTGCACAGGAAAGCATTGATCTTGAAAATGATCTCAGACAGCTGGAAAGCAAAATTTTTGAATTTTCAGGAGAAGAATTCAATATGAATTCCCCGAAACAGCTTGGAGAAATCCTTTTTGAGAAAATGCAGCTTGATCCTAAAGCCAAAAAAACAAAAACAGGGCAATACGCCACTTCCGAAGATGTGCTTCAGAAACTTTCTTCAAAGCATGAAATTATCAAGCATATTCTGGAATACAGAACCTATCAGAAATTAAAATCTACCTATGTAGATGCTTTGCCTTCGCAGATCGATAAAAAGGATAACAGAGTGCATACCAATTTCTCCCAGACCACTGCTGCTACAGGCCGTCTGGCGAGTGTCAATCCGAACCTTCAGAATATCCCGATCAGAACACTTCGCGGACAGCAGATAAGAGGAGCTTTCGTTTCAGGAGAAGGTAAAAAGATCATCTCTGCCGATTACTCGCAGATCGAGCTTCGTCTGATTGCTGAGATCTCGGGAGAAGACAATATGATCAAAGCATTTCAGGATGGAGAAGATATTCACGCCTCAACCGCTGCAAAACTTTTTAAAATACCTTTGGAAGAGGTTTCCAAAACACAGAGAAGCCAAGCAAAGACCGTGAATTTTGGAATTATTTACGGGCAGGGGGCCTTTGCATTGGCAGAACAGACCGGGCTTTCTAGGTCTGAAGCCAAGCAGATGATCGAAGCCTATTTTGAGACCTATCCGAAATTAAAAGAATACATGGCTGAGCAGGTAAGCAAAGCCCGCCAGATGGGATACGTTGAAACCATTTTAGGCAGAAAACGTCATCTGAAAGATATCAATTCCAATAATTTTGTAGTAAGAGGCCATGCAGAAAGAAATGCTGTAAATGCTCCCGTTCAGGGAAGTGCAGCTGATGTGGTGAAACTGGCAATGATCAGAATTGATAAAGAACTGGATGCCCAGAATCTGCAAACCAAAATGCTTCTTCAGGTACATGACGAACTTTTATTTGAATCGCCAATTGATGAGATTGAAACAGCTTCAAAACTGATTAAAACTGAAATGGAAAGCGCATTAGAAACGCAGGGTGCCATTATTGGTAGAGGTGGGAGTCGGGAAGAACTGGCTGGAAGCGCATTAATAAAGGGTAATAATAAAAAATAA